In one Conger conger chromosome 5, fConCon1.1, whole genome shotgun sequence genomic region, the following are encoded:
- the pdca gene encoding phosducin a has protein sequence MSDPTPDEELPMTHTGPKGVISDWRKFKLESEDYESMPPNKRELLRQMSIPKSTGDEERVNRKMSMQEYELIKEEDERCLKKYRKQCMQDMHERLSFGPTFESVHDLESGEAFLEVIEKEHQLTVVVVHIYEDRIQGCEALNGCLTCLSAEYPSVKFCKIRASCTGAADRFTDDVLPAILVYKEGELLGNFMSITKHLNGDFFATDVEAFLNEYGLLPEKEFTACLDDEEADVE, from the exons ATGTCAGACCCAACTCCGGATGAGGAGCTGCCcatgacacacacag GTCCTAAGGGCGTGATCAGCGACTGGAGGAAGTTCAAGCTGGAAAGCGAGGACTACGAGTCCATGCCGCCCAACAAACGCGAGCTCCTACGGCAGATGTCCATTCCCAAAAGCACTGGGGATGAGGAAAGAGTGAATCGCAAG ATGAGCATGCAGGAGTACGAGTTGATCAAGGAGGAGGACGAGCGGTGCCTGAAGAAGTACCGTAAGCAGTGCATGCAGGATATGCACGAGCGGCTGAGCTTCGGCCCCACGTTCGAATCCGTGCACGATCTGGAGAGCGGCGAGGCCTTCCTGGAGGTGATCGAGAAGGAGCACCAGCTgacggtggtggtggtgcaCATCTACGAGGACCGGATCCAGGGCTGCGAAGCTCTCAACGGCTGCCTGACCTGCCTGTCGGCCGAGTACCCCAGCGTCAAGTTCTGCAAGATCCGGGCGTCTTGCACGGGGGCCGCCGACCGCTTCACCGACGACGTGCTGCCCGCCATCTTGGTCTACAAGGAAGGGGAGCTCCTGGGAAATTTCATGTCCATCACCAAGCACCTCAACGGGGATTTCTTTGCCACTGACGTAGAGGCGTTCTTGAACGAGTACGGCCTGCTGCCAGAGAAGGAGTTCACCGCCTGTCTAGACGACGAGGAGGCTGATGTGGAGTGA
- the odr4 gene encoding protein odr-4 homolog, which produces MGRSYLVDDLVEKYLITLQSVDLPFVTGLLIGQIAVQKDYVVLAAQTPQREKEAENTVSNRSTAASSLDDIDIQWVSEHAKQVSQMLPGGLSVLGVFLIHPPELSKEAQNTLRRLLFAVEKLISKGRLWKITEDDVSERVMLQICSKTRKAICRTFDVMDPKSSAKPADWKYQSGVSGSWQALQCSVELDLEFPISETSANMDKCTKEGLQRWAKQIETSLCLINGKCLADNLDVTAGLKKNAKANQPKLQAQILIPAAMSGVEQRSTASVQTCGGVLTMKGVVHCRAYVYTSKPRARQAVEAIKRDVMNTVLCRTEMLFEDLLMNKGAVSGQQPLPLRVFAPVPGTALCVCDYMFPDEATADVKERFKEMLDCDIPEDSIDTSQEAPVEKQSDIHSEECMGNVTPESPAEATKREKSLRPYIGVAMAAGVALLAMAVSLLYLGD; this is translated from the exons ATGGGAAGAAGCTATTTAGTAGATGATTTGGTTGAGAAATACCTCATCACTCTTCAGTCTGTGGATCTGCCATTTGTCACTGGACTCTTGATTGGGCAG ATTGCAGTCCAGAAGGACTATGTGGTGCTGGCAGCACAGACCCCACAGCGGGAGAAAGAGGCTGAGAACACTGTGTCCAATCGCAGTACAGCTGCTAGCTCACTCGATGACATTGACATTCAGTGGGTCTCAGAGCATGCCAAACAG GTTTCCCAGATGCTACCTGGAGGTTTGTCAGTACTTGGTGTGTTTCTTATTCACCCACCGGAATTATCAAAAGAAGCCCAAAACACGCTAAGACGG TTGCTCTTTGCTGTGGAAAAGCTCATTTCGAAAGGAAGACTATGGAAGATCACAGAGGACGATGTATCCGAGAGAGTCATGCTCCAAATCTGCTCAAAAACGAGGAA AGCCATTTGTCGGACGTTTGATGTGATGGACCCAAAG AGCTCGGCTAAGCCTGCGGATTGGAAATACCAGTCTGGAGTGTCTGGCTCCTGGCAGGCCCTGCAGTGCTCCGTTGAGCTTGATCTGGAGTTCCCCATCTCAGAGACATCGGCTAATATGGACAAGTGCACAAAG GAAGGGCTTCAGAGGTGGGCCAAACAAATTGAGACTAGTCTCTGCCTTATCAACGGCAAATGTCTGGCTGATAACTTGGATGTGACAGCAGGACTG AAAAAGAATGCCAAAGCAAACCAGCCAAAGCTCCAGGCTCAAATCCTCATCCCAGCT GCGATGTCAGGGGTGGAGCAGAGGTCTACGGCGTCAGTGCAGACCTGCGGTGGGGTCCTTACCATGAAGGGGGTGGTACACTGCCGGGCCTACGTCTACACCAGCAAACCCCGTGCCCGGCAGGCTGTGGAG GCCATCAAAAGAGATGTCATGAACACGGTTTTATGCAGAACCGAGATGCTGTTTGAAGACCTCCTTATGAACAAAG GAGCTGTCAGTGGCCAGCAGCCCCTGCCACTGCGTGTGTTTGCCCCGGTGCCGGGCACTGCGTTGTGCGTGTGCGACTACATGTTTCCTGATGAAGCCACGGCAGATGTAAAGGAGCGCTTCAAGGAGATGCTGGACTGTGACATTCCGGAGGATTCCATAGACACTTCGCAGGAAGCTCCTGTTGAAA AGCAATCAGACATTCATTCTGAAGAATGCATGGGTAATGTAACACCCGAGAGTCCAGCTGAAGCTACCAAACGAGAGAAATCCCTTCGGCCTTACATTG GTGTGGCGATGGCAGCTGGAGTAGCCCTCCTGGCCATGGCTGTGTCCCTGCTCTACCTTGGCGACTGA